The genomic interval CTACGCGTTCGCCCCCGAGGACGCGGTCGGGTCGAACATCGAGAACCTCGTCGGGGGCGCGCAGGTGCCGATGGGCGTCGTCGGCCCCGTCCGCATCAACGCGGACGACCCCGACGGGGCCGTCTCCGGCGACAAGTACCTCCCGATGGCGACGACGGAGGGGGCGCTCGTCGCGAGCGTGAACCGCGGCTGTGCGGCCATCCGCGCGGGCGGCGGCGCGACGGCGCGCGTGCTGAAGAACGCGATGACCCGCGCGCCCGTCTTCCGGGTCGCGGACGTGGGCGAGGCCGCGGAGACGGCGGCGTGGGTCCGCGAGCACACCGACGACCTCGCCGGGACAGCTGAAGCGACCACGAGCCACGGGGAACTGCGCGAGGCGACGCCGTACGTCGTCGGCGACAGCGTCTTCGTCCGGTTCGCCTACGACACGAAGGACGCGATGGGGATGAACATGGCCACCATCGCCACGCAGGAGGCCGCCGAACACATCGAGGCCGAGACGCCGGCCGAACTCGTCGCCCTCTCCGGGAACCTCTGTTCGGACAAGAAGCCCGCCGCCGTCAACGCCGTGAACGGCCGCGGGCGAACCGTCAGCGCCGACGTCACCCTCTCGCGGGAGACGGTCGCGGACGTGCTCAAGACCACGCCCGAGGCCATCGCCGAGGCGAACACGCGCAAGAACCTCGTCGGGTCGGCGAAGGCCGGGAGCCTCGGCTTCAACGCCCACGCCGCGAACACCGTCGCGGCGGCGTTCCTCGCCACCGGCCAGGACATCGCGCAGGTGGTCGAGGGTGCGAACGCCATCACGACCGTGGACGTGCGCGACGGCGGCGACACGCTGTACGCCTCGCTCACTATCGCCTCCCTCGAAGTCGGGACCGTCGGCGGCGGGACGAAGCTCCCGACACAGGCCGAGGCGCTCGACGTCGTGGGCGTGCGCGGCGGCGGGAGTCCGCCCGGCGCGAACGCCGACGCCCTCGCGGAGGTCATCACGACCGCGGCGCTCGGCGGCGAACTCTCGCTGCTCGGCGCGCTCGCCTCCTCGCACCTCGCGAGCGCCCACGAGGAACTAGGCCGTTAGTCGAGGTTCCGGGTCCCGGCGACGAGGAAGAGCACGCCGCCGATGACGACGGCGAGGCCGAGCCACAGCAGCGCCAGCGACCCGAAGCCGGCGGCGAAGAACAGACCGCCGAACCCGACCGCCCCGACGGCGTGGGCGATACCGCGCAGGCGGTACCCCCGCCGGAGATAGACGGGGGCGCCGACGGCGAAGCCGAGCGCGAGCACGCCCGAGGAGAGGACGAACGTCGGGACGCGCGTGCCGAACACGTCCACGACGCGCACCGACGGCTGGAGGATGAGGAGTATCCCGGCGACGCCGACGATGCTCCCGACGACGACGGACGCGGGGTCGAGGTCGCGGAGCCCGGGCGTCCCCGGCGACCCCTCGGAGCCGGGGTCGTCCCACTCGGGGTCGGGGTCCCAGTCGTCGTCGCTCATAGCGGACGGTAGCGCCCCCCGGACTCGGTCACCGCGCCGGCGCGGGCCAGTTTGTCGAGCGCGCGCTCGACGTAGTCTCGCTCGACCCCGTGGTCGGCGGCGTACTCGGCTATCTCGGACTCGGTGGGCCGGTCGAGGTCCGCGACGGCCCGCTCGACGGCCTCGCGCTTCGAGAGCGACCCCGACGACGCGTGGCCGTCGGCCCGCTCCCCCGCATCCGCAACCTCGTCGGCGTCGAGGCCCGAGGCGGTCAGGAACTCCCCGTCGTCCATCCCGGAGTCCATCGCGCGCTCGCCCATCGTCGCGAAGTCGTCGAGGTCGCCGTCGTACCCCGCGCGCCGCTGGACCATCGCGGAGCGGACGTTCTTCGCGGCGTCCGCGTCCTCGGTCTCGGCGAACTTCTTCAGCTTCGCGAACCGCCGGCGCGCCCCGCAGCGGGGACACGAGGTCGTCTCGGGTCGCCCCGAGACCACCCACAGCGCCTCGCAGTCCGAACAGCCGACGACCGCGTACATACCCGGGGTTGCGGGGCGCGACCCTTGACTCGCTCGGTCGCCGGGGAAGCGGCTTTGGTTCCCCCGGCCGTCGTCGCCGCCATGGACCACGCAGCGCTCGGAGCGGAGACGGAGGCCGTCGAGAACGTCCACCTCGCACAGCTCGCGGCGGGCGAGGAGACCAGCGTCCAGCACTTCCGTATCGAGCCGGGCGCGACCGTCCCGAGCCACGACCACCACCACGAACAGGCCGGGTTCGTCTACGAGGGCGAACTCACCTTCCTGCTCGACGACAGCGAGGTGACCGTCGCCGCCGGCGAGTCCTACGTGCTCGCGGGCGGGGAGGTCCACGGCGCGGAGAACCGAGGGACCGAGCCGGTTCGCGGGGTCGATATCTTCTCGCCGCCGCGGACGGACCCGGACTGGGCCGAGTAGACGGGGACGGCGGCGCGGCTGGCGGGTCGCGAAAGAAGGGAGGAAAGCGGTCGGTCTACGCGAGGTCGTGGATGCGCTCGACGATCTCGTCGGCGAACTCGGAGGTGGCGAGCTTCTCGCCGCCCTCGACCTGCCGCTCGATGTCGTAGGTGACGCGCTTCGAGGAGATCTGCGCCTCGACGGCGTCGCGCACGAGCTCCGCGGCGTCGTGCCAGCCCAGCTGTTCGAGCATCAGGCGACCGGAGAGGATCATCGCGCTCGGGTTCACCTTGTCCTGGCCGGCGTACTTCGGGGCCGAGCCGTGGACCGGCTCCGCGAGCACGCGGCCCTCGCCGAGGTTCGCGCCGGGCGCGATGCCCAGCCCGCCGATCTGCGCGCCGGCGGCGTCGGAGAGGTAGTCGCCGTTGAGGTTCGGCATCGCGAGCACGTCGTACTGCTCCGTCCGGGTGAGGAGCTGCTGGAGCATGTTGTCGGCGATGCGGTCCTTGACGACGACCACGTCGTCGGGGGCCTCGCCGTCGTACTCGTCCCACAGCTCGTCCTCGGTGATGGTCTCCTCGGCGAACTCCTCCTCCGCGAGCTCGTAGCCCCAGTCGCGGAAGGCGCCCTCGGTGAACTTCATGATGTTCCCCTTGTGGACGAGGGTGACGGAGTCGCGGTCGTTGGCGATGGCGTACTCGATGGCGCGCCGGACGAGCCGCTTCGTCCCGAACTCGGTGATGGGCTTGATGCCGATACCGACCGGGCCGTCGTGAATGGTCGAGTCGAAGCCCATCTCCTCCTCGACGAACTCCTTGACCTGCTGGACCTCGTCGGTGCCGGCCTCGAACTCGATGCCGGCGTACACGTCCTCCGTGTTCTCGCGGAAGTTCACCATGTCCATCTTCTCGGGCGCCGTCACGGGCGACGGGACGCCGTCGAGGTGGTAGGTGGGACGGACGTTCGCGTAGAGGTCGAGCTTCTTGCGGAGCGCGACGTTCAGCGAGCGGAAGCCGGCCCCGACCGGGGTCGTGAGCGGCCCCTTGATGGAGACGCGGAACTCCTTGAGCGCCTCCACGGTGTCGTCCGGGAGGTTCTCGTCGTATCGCTCGCGGGCGGCCTCGCCCGCGTAGACGCGCATCCAGTTGATCTCGCGGCCCGTCGCCTCGGCGGCGGCGTTCAGCACCGCCTGGGCCGCCGGCCCGACGTCGGTCCCGATACCGTCACCGTGGATGATGGGGATGACCGGGTTGTCCGGAACGACGAGCTCGTCGTTCTCGTCTACCGTGATGTGCTCCCCGTCGGCGGGGACCTCCACCTGCTCGTACTCGTGCGACATTGGCGGAGAATTCAGAGTCACGACTGAAAGGCGTACCGTTATGCGCCGGAAACGGTATGAAGAACCGTTATACTCGGTGTTCCGGGGGTCGCTCACACACCGGCCGTGACCGTCTGAAGTCGGGGCGACTAAGCGGGTCGCCCCGTAGCCGACGGTATGCGAGTCATCGTCCACGGCGGCGCGGGGTCGCCCCCGGAGGAACCGCCCGAACGACAGGCAGTGCTCGACGAGGCCGCGGCGACCGGCGCCGACGCCGACACCGTCACCGACGCCGTCTGTGCCGCGACGCGCGTGCTCGAATCGGACCCGCGGTTCAACGCCGGCGTCGGCGGCACCGTCCAGTCGGACGGGATAATCCGAACCGATGCGGGGCTGATGACCGACGACCGCGCGGCCGGCGCGGCGTCGTCGATGCCGGGGGTCGAACACGCGGTCGACGTCGCGCGCGTCGTGAAGGAGGAGACGCCCCACGTGCTCGTCTCGGGCGTCCACGCCGTGGACCTCGCGGACGCGTTCGGGGTCGACACGGAGGTCGACCTGTGGACCGAGCGGCGAACCGAACAGTGGGAAGACCTCGACGACCACCCCGACGTGACGGACACGCGGGGCCAACTCGACTGGCTCCGCGAGCAGTTCGGCGGGTCGGATACGGTCGGCGCGGTCGCCCGCGACGGCGACCGGGTCGCCGCGGCCACCTCCACCGGGGGGCGGTGGCTGGCGCTCGCGGGCCGCGTCGGCGACGTGCCCCAGATAGGCTCGGGGTTCTACTGCACGGCCGCCGGGGGCGCGAGCGCCACCGGCGCGGGCGAGGACATCGCGCGGGTGACGCTCGCGCGCCGTGCCGTGGACCACCTCGACGCGGGCCGGCCGGCCGACGAGGCCGCCGACCGCGCCATCGAGGAGTTCGCCGACCTCACCGGGTCCACGGCGGGCGTCATCGTCATGGGCGACGACGGCGACGCGGGCGAGGCGTACAACAGCGAGGCGATGCAGACGGCCGTAGCCGGCGACAAGTAAGCCGGCTTACAGAACCCCGTTTCTGTCCGCGCGCCGGGTGAAACGCGTTTCAGTCCCCCGGCGGACAGAACTGTAGTTCTGCGTTCACTTTTGTCCGTCGGGGGAGTTACTCCGGGTATGGCAGCAATCGCGGGCGAGATGCGGGCGGGACCGAGCGGGTCGTGGCGGGCGTTCCACGCGGCGGCGACCCTGACGGCGGTGGCGGCCGTGGCGCTGGCCGTGCAGGCGGTCGCGGCGACGCTCGCTGGCGTGCTGGGGGCGGTGGCGGTCGTCACCCTCGGCGTGTTGGCGCTCGTGGCCGCGCCGACGCTGGCGGCGGCGGTCGTCAGCCGGCTGTACGCCGACGCACAGCCTCACTCGGGGCCGTCGAACGCGTCCTCGTCGGCCAGCGGGTCGCCGAGGTCGTAGATAGCCTCGTCGGGGCCGTCGGGCGCGCGCTCGGCCGCCCGCTTCATCAGCGTCTCGTGGGTGTTCACGACCGGGTCGTCGCCGGGCCGCGCCTGTGTGTACGAGCCGTCCGGGGCCATCTCCCACGCCTTGCGGTTGTCCGCGAGCATCGTGTCGAGCACGAACTGCAGCTCCTCGCGGTGAGCCGGCTCCTCGATGGGGGCGACGGCCTCCACGCGGCGGTCGAGGTTCCGGGTCATCCAGTCGGCGCTCCCGATGTAGTACTCCGGGTCGCCGCCGTTGTGGAAGCGGAAGATACGGGAGTGTTCGAGGAAGCGCCCGACGACGGAGCGGACGCGGACGTTCCCGCTCGCGCCCTCGACGCCGGGTCTGAGCCGGCAGATGCCCCGGACGAGCAGGTCTATCTCGACGCCGGCGCGCGAGGCCTCGTACAGCCGCTCGACCATCGCGGGGTCCTCCAGCGAGTTCATCTTGGCGACGATACGGGCCTCCCGCCCCTCGCGGGCGGCCGCGGCCTCCCGCTCGACGAGGTCGGTGAACGACTCCCGGAGGTTCGCGGGCGCGACGAGCAGTTTCCGGTACTCCTCGTTGAGCGAGTGGCCGGTGAAGAAGTTGAACAGCCGCGTCAGGTCGTGGCCGATGTCCTGGTCGTCGGTGAGCAGACCGAGGTCGACGTACGACTTCGCCGTCTCGGCGTGGTAGTTCCCCGTGCCGACGTGCGAGTAGAGGGTGAGCCCGTCGGCGT from Halosegnis marinus carries:
- a CDS encoding isoaspartyl peptidase/L-asparaginase, which encodes MRVIVHGGAGSPPEEPPERQAVLDEAAATGADADTVTDAVCAATRVLESDPRFNAGVGGTVQSDGIIRTDAGLMTDDRAAGAASSMPGVEHAVDVARVVKEETPHVLVSGVHAVDLADAFGVDTEVDLWTERRTEQWEDLDDHPDVTDTRGQLDWLREQFGGSDTVGAVARDGDRVAAATSTGGRWLALAGRVGDVPQIGSGFYCTAAGGASATGAGEDIARVTLARRAVDHLDAGRPADEAADRAIEEFADLTGSTAGVIVMGDDGDAGEAYNSEAMQTAVAGDK
- the hmgA gene encoding hydroxymethylglutaryl-CoA reductase (NADPH), which translates into the protein MSDVDDLAERVEEGELRLHELEAHADEATAAEVRRLLVERRTGAALDTVGDYAFAPEDAVGSNIENLVGGAQVPMGVVGPVRINADDPDGAVSGDKYLPMATTEGALVASVNRGCAAIRAGGGATARVLKNAMTRAPVFRVADVGEAAETAAWVREHTDDLAGTAEATTSHGELREATPYVVGDSVFVRFAYDTKDAMGMNMATIATQEAAEHIEAETPAELVALSGNLCSDKKPAAVNAVNGRGRTVSADVTLSRETVADVLKTTPEAIAEANTRKNLVGSAKAGSLGFNAHAANTVAAAFLATGQDIAQVVEGANAITTVDVRDGGDTLYASLTIASLEVGTVGGGTKLPTQAEALDVVGVRGGGSPPGANADALAEVITTAALGGELSLLGALASSHLASAHEELGR
- a CDS encoding cupin domain-containing protein; amino-acid sequence: MDHAALGAETEAVENVHLAQLAAGEETSVQHFRIEPGATVPSHDHHHEQAGFVYEGELTFLLDDSEVTVAAGESYVLAGGEVHGAENRGTEPVRGVDIFSPPRTDPDWAE
- the icd gene encoding isocitrate dehydrogenase (NADP(+)), with the protein product MSHEYEQVEVPADGEHITVDENDELVVPDNPVIPIIHGDGIGTDVGPAAQAVLNAAAEATGREINWMRVYAGEAARERYDENLPDDTVEALKEFRVSIKGPLTTPVGAGFRSLNVALRKKLDLYANVRPTYHLDGVPSPVTAPEKMDMVNFRENTEDVYAGIEFEAGTDEVQQVKEFVEEEMGFDSTIHDGPVGIGIKPITEFGTKRLVRRAIEYAIANDRDSVTLVHKGNIMKFTEGAFRDWGYELAEEEFAEETITEDELWDEYDGEAPDDVVVVKDRIADNMLQQLLTRTEQYDVLAMPNLNGDYLSDAAGAQIGGLGIAPGANLGEGRVLAEPVHGSAPKYAGQDKVNPSAMILSGRLMLEQLGWHDAAELVRDAVEAQISSKRVTYDIERQVEGGEKLATSEFADEIVERIHDLA
- a CDS encoding DUF5817 domain-containing protein, encoding MYAVVGCSDCEALWVVSGRPETTSCPRCGARRRFAKLKKFAETEDADAAKNVRSAMVQRRAGYDGDLDDFATMGERAMDSGMDDGEFLTASGLDADEVADAGERADGHASSGSLSKREAVERAVADLDRPTESEIAEYAADHGVERDYVERALDKLARAGAVTESGGRYRPL